In the Loxodonta africana isolate mLoxAfr1 chromosome 1, mLoxAfr1.hap2, whole genome shotgun sequence genome, one interval contains:
- the NRROS gene encoding transforming growth factor beta activator LRRC33, with the protein MELLPLWLCLGFHFLTVEWRSGSGMATAASQGGCKSVGGVTDCRKRRLASVPSDLSPYSQTLILDANPLKTLWNHSLQHYPHLESLSLHSCHLESINRGAFQEQAHLHSLDLADNTLSENYKETAAAFHTLQGLRRLDLSGNSLTEDMVALMLQNLSSLESVFLGRNTIMRLDDSFFEGLGHLQELDLQRNYIFEIEGGAFDGLTELRHLNLAYNNLPCIVDFSLTKLRLLNVSYNVLEWFLASGGESAFELETLDLSHNQLLFFPLLPQYSKLHTLLLQDNNMGFYKDLYNTSSPKEMVAQFLLVDGNVTNITTVNLWEEFASSDLSDLRFLDLSQNQFQYLPDGFLKKMPSLFHLNLNQNCLMSLHIREHEPPGALTELDLSQNQLSELQWTPGLTSCLRSLQVFNLSSNQLLGVPTGLLADASNITTLDMSHNQISLCPLPVHLDREGPPSCVDFRNMVSLRSLSLEGCGLGALQDCPFQGTLLTHLDLSSNWGILNASITPLQDIAPTLQVLSLRNVGLSSSFTELDFSGFGNLRDLDLSGNSLTSFPRFGGSLSLQTLDLRRNCLTALPQRAASEQLLRSLRTIYLSQNPYDCCGVEGWGALQRLQTLRIPDLAMITCNLSSKVIRVVDLPREVPQDCKWERVDMGLLYLVLILPSCLTLLVACTVIFLTFKKPLLQVIKSRCHWSSIY; encoded by the exons ATGGAGTTGCTGCCCCTTTGGCTCTGCCTGGGTTTTCACTTCTTGACAGTGGAATGGAGAAGCGGAAGTGGAATGGCCACAGCAGCTTCCCAAGGGGGCTGCAAGTCG GTGGGTGGAGTCACCGACTGCCGAAAGCGGCGCCTTGCTTCAGTGCCCAGTGATCTCTCACCGTATTCCCAGACGCTCATCCTGGATGCCAACCCTCTCAAGACCCTATGGAACCATTCCCTCCAGCACTACCCTCACCTGGAGAGCCTCAGTCTGCACAGCTGCCACCTGGAGAGCATCAACCGTGGTGCCTTCCAGGAGCAAGCCCACCTGCACAGCCTGGATCTCGCTGACAACACCCTTTCAGAGAACTACAAGGAGACAGCTGCTGCTTTCCACACCCTCCAGGGTCTGCGGAGGCTGGACTTGTCAGGAAACTCCCTGACAGAAGACATGGTGGCCCTCATGCTCCAGAACCTCTCATCGCTGGAGTCTGTGTTCCTGGGGAGGAACACCATCATGAGGCTCGACGACTCCTTCTTTGAGGGTCTGGGGCACCTCCAGGAGCTGGATTTGCAGAGGAACTACATCTTTGAAATCGAGGGTGGTGCTTTCGATGGCTTGACTGAGCTTAGACATCTCAACCTGGCCTATAATAACCTTCCTTGCATTGTGGACTTCAGCCTCACGAAGCTACGGCTCCTCAATGTCAGCTACAATGTCCTGGAGTGGTTCCTGGCATCAGGGGGAGAGTCTGCCTTTGAGCTGGAGACACTGGACCTGTCTCATAATCAGCTGCTGTTTTTCCCGCTCCTGCCCCAGTACAGCAAGCTGCACACCCTCCTGCTGCAGGACAACAACATGGGCTTCTACAAGGATCTGTACAACACCTCGTCGCCGAAGGAGATGGTGGCCCAGTTCCTCCTGGTGGACGGCAACGTGACCAACATCACCACAGTCAACCTCTGGGAAGAGTTTGCTTCCAGCGACCTCTCAGATCTCCGCTTCCTAGATCTGAGCCAGAACCAGTTCCAATACCTGCCAGATGGCTTCCTGAAGAAAATGCCTTCCCTCTTCCACCTGAACCTCAACCAGAATTGCCTGATGTCGCTGCACATCCGGGAGCATGAGCCCCCAGGAGCACTCACGGAGCTGGACTTGAGCCAGAACCAACTGTCTGAGCTGCAGTGGACTCCAGGGCTCACCAGCTGTCTACGGAGCCTCCAGGTATTCAACCTGAGCTCCAACCAGCTCCTGGGTGTCCCCACTGGCCTTTTGGCTGATGCCAGTAACATCACTACACTTGACATGAGCCATAATCAGATCTCACTTTGTCCCCTGCCAGTCCACTTAGACCGGGAGGGCCCCCCCAGCTGTGTAGATTTTAGGAATATGGTGTCGTTGAGGAGCCTCTCTCTGGAGGGATGTGGACTGGGGGCCCTACAAGACTGCCCGTTCCAGGGGACCCTCCTCACTCACTTAGACCTGTCCAGCAATTGGGGGATTCTGAATGCGAGCATCACCCCTCTCCAGGATATTGCCCCCACGTTACAAGTCCTGTCTCTCAGGAATGTGGGACTCAGTTCCAGCTTCACGGAGTTGGACTTCTCTGGGTTTGGGAATCTGAGGGACTTGGATCTGTCAGGGAATTCCTTGACCAGTTTCCCCAGGTTTGGGGGAAGCCTGTCCCTGCAGACCCTGGATCTCCGCAGAAACTGCCTCACAGCCCTTCCCCAGAGGGCTGCGTCTGAGCAGCTCCTGAGGAGCCTACGGACCATCTACCTCAGTCAGAATCCATATGACTGCTGTGGGGTGGAGGGCTGGGGGGCCCTGCAGCGCCTGCAGACGCTGCGCATCCCCGACTTGGCAATGATCACTTGCAACCTCTCCTCCAAGGTCATCCGCGTGGTGGACCTACCCAGAGAGGTGCCTCAGGACTGTAAATGGGAGCGGGTGGACATGGGCCTCCTGTACCTCGTGCTCATTCTCCCCAGCTGCCTCACCCTGCTGGTGGCCTGTACCGTCATCTTCCTCACTTTTAAGAAGCCTCTGCTTCAGGTAATCAAGAGCCGCTGCCACTGGTCTTCCATATACTGA